In the genome of Magnolia sinica isolate HGM2019 chromosome 2, MsV1, whole genome shotgun sequence, one region contains:
- the LOC131237505 gene encoding aldose reductase-like isoform X2: protein MEKLVKDNLVRDIGVCNFTIRKLEKLLKLAQTTPSVCQMEMHPGWRNNKMLDACKRNGIHVTAYSPLGSGNLIHHPVVEMIAKKVNKSPAQVLVKWAFQRGTSVIAKSTHADRIKENIMVAGWEIPQEDFQVLSSIPDQAGHSSPLI, encoded by the exons ATGGAGAAGCTAGTGAAGGACAACCTTGTTAGGGACATCGGGGTTTGCAATTTCACCATAAGAAAACTAGAGAAGTTGCTCAAGCTTGCCCAAACCACGCCTTCTGTGTGCCAA ATGGAGATGCACCCTGGTTGGAGGAACAATAAGATGTTGGACGCATGCAAGAGGAATGGGATCCATGTTACG GCCTATTCACCACTTGGATCTGGAAATCTGATCCACCATCCTGTCGTTGAGAtg ATTGCCAAGAAGGTAAATAAAAGCCCAGCTCAGGTCTTGGTGAAGTGGGCTTTCCAAAGAGGCACAAGTGTCATCGCCAAATCAACACATGCAGACAGGATCAAGGAAAATATTATGGTTGCTGGGTGGGAGATTCCACAGGAAGATTTTCAAGTGCTGAGTAGCATCCCTGACCAG GCCGGGCACTCTAGCCCATTGATTTGA
- the LOC131237504 gene encoding V-type proton ATPase 16 kDa proteolipid subunit isoform X2 has translation MSSTFSGDETAPFFGFLGAAAALVFSCMGAAYGTAKSGVGVASMGVMRPELVMKSIVPVVMAGVLGIYGLIIAVIISTGINPKAKSYYLFDGYAHLSSGLACGLAGLSAGMAIGIVGDAGVRSSMVCLEDFQISCK, from the exons ATGTCTTCTACTTTCAGCGGCGACGAAACTGCTCCCTTCTTCGGCTTCCTCGGCGCCGCTGCTGCCCTCGTCTTCTCCT GCATGGGGGCCGCCTACGGCACGGCAAAGAGCGGTGTCGGTGTCGCGTCGATGGGCGTGATGCGCCCGGAACTCGTCATGAAATCGATCGTGCCCGTCGTCATGGCTGGAGTCCTTGGAATCTACGGCCTGATCATCGCCGTTATTATAAGCACTGGAATCAACCCGAAGGCGAAATCATATTATCTTTTTGATGGGTATGCGCACCTCTCATCGGGGCTCGCTTGCGGGCTTGCTGGGTTGTCGGCCGGGATGGCAATTGGGATTGTCGGCGATGCTGGCGTCCG GTCATCGATGGTGTGTTTGGAAGATTTTCAAATCTCTTGCAAATGA
- the LOC131237505 gene encoding aldose reductase-like isoform X1, with protein MEKLVKDNLVRDIGVCNFTIRKLEKLLKLAQTTPSVCQMEMHPGWRNNKMLDACKRNGIHVTAYSPLGSGNLIHHPVVEMIAKKVNKSPAQVLVKWAFQRGTSVIAKSTHADRIKENIMVAGWEIPQEDFQVLSSIPDQAVYTSHCWLTLIYTAL; from the exons ATGGAGAAGCTAGTGAAGGACAACCTTGTTAGGGACATCGGGGTTTGCAATTTCACCATAAGAAAACTAGAGAAGTTGCTCAAGCTTGCCCAAACCACGCCTTCTGTGTGCCAA ATGGAGATGCACCCTGGTTGGAGGAACAATAAGATGTTGGACGCATGCAAGAGGAATGGGATCCATGTTACG GCCTATTCACCACTTGGATCTGGAAATCTGATCCACCATCCTGTCGTTGAGAtg ATTGCCAAGAAGGTAAATAAAAGCCCAGCTCAGGTCTTGGTGAAGTGGGCTTTCCAAAGAGGCACAAGTGTCATCGCCAAATCAACACATGCAGACAGGATCAAGGAAAATATTATGGTTGCTGGGTGGGAGATTCCACAGGAAGATTTTCAAGTGCTGAGTAGCATCCCTGACCAG gccgtaTACACGTCACATTGTTGGTTGACCTTAATCTACACAGCTTTGTAG